Proteins encoded together in one Streptomyces sp. B1I3 window:
- the dapA gene encoding 4-hydroxy-tetrahydrodipicolinate synthase has product MAPISTPQTPFGRVLTAMVTPLTADGALDLDGAQRLAAHLVDAGNDGLVVNGTTGESPTTSDAEKDQLVRAVLEAVGDRAHVVAGIGTNDTRHSIELARTAERTGAHGLLAVTPYYNKPPQEGLLRHFGAIADSTGLPVMLYDIPGRSGVPIDTETLVRLAEHPRIVANKDAKGDLGRASWAIAQSGLAWYSGDDMLNLPLLSVGAVGFVSVVGHVVTPDLCALLQAHLGGDVQKATEIHQKLLPVFTGMFRTQGVITTKAALTLQGLPAGPLRLPMVELTAQETAQLKIDLAAGGVQL; this is encoded by the coding sequence ATGGCTCCGATCTCCACTCCGCAGACCCCCTTCGGGCGGGTCCTCACCGCTATGGTCACGCCCCTCACGGCGGACGGCGCTCTCGACCTCGACGGTGCCCAGCGGCTCGCCGCCCACCTGGTGGACGCAGGCAACGACGGCCTGGTCGTCAACGGCACCACGGGCGAGTCCCCGACCACCAGCGACGCGGAGAAAGACCAGCTCGTACGGGCTGTCCTCGAAGCCGTAGGAGACCGGGCCCACGTCGTGGCCGGCATCGGGACCAATGACACCCGGCACAGCATCGAGCTGGCCCGCACCGCCGAGCGGACCGGCGCCCACGGCCTCCTCGCGGTCACGCCGTACTACAACAAGCCCCCGCAGGAGGGTCTGCTGCGGCACTTCGGCGCCATCGCGGACTCCACCGGGCTGCCGGTCATGCTCTACGACATTCCCGGCCGCAGCGGTGTGCCGATCGACACGGAGACGCTCGTGCGACTCGCCGAGCACCCGCGGATCGTCGCCAACAAGGACGCCAAGGGAGATCTGGGCCGCGCCAGCTGGGCCATCGCCCAGTCCGGCCTCGCCTGGTACTCCGGCGACGACATGCTGAACCTCCCGCTGCTCTCGGTCGGCGCCGTGGGCTTCGTCTCCGTCGTCGGCCACGTCGTCACCCCGGACCTGTGCGCGCTCCTCCAGGCGCACCTCGGCGGCGACGTGCAGAAGGCCACCGAGATCCACCAGAAGCTGCTTCCGGTCTTCACCGGGATGTTCCGCACCCAGGGCGTGATCACCACGAAGGCCGCGCTCACCCTGCAGGGCCTGCCCGCCGGACCGCTGCGCCTGCCCATGGTGGAGCTCACCGCGCAGGAGACGGCCCAGCTCAAGATCGATCTCGCTGCCGGCGGGGTACAGCTGTAA
- a CDS encoding pitrilysin family protein, which translates to MTSRSSVTTARPSSEGRAVARTQTLLKGTNGIGTVRRTVLPGGLRVVTETLPSVRSATFGIWANVGSRDETPTLNGATHYLEHLLFKGTAERSALDISSAIDAVGGEMNAFTAKEYTCYYARVLDTDLPLAIDVVCDMLTGSLIASEDVDAERGVILEEIAMTEDDPGDCVHDLFAHTMLGDTPLGRPVLGTVDTINALNRGQIARFYKKHYDPTHLVVAAAGNVDHATVVRQVRKAFERAGALTRTDAVPTAPREGSRTLRTAGKVELLNRKTEQAHVVLGMPGLARTDERRWALGVLNTALGGGMSSRLFQEVREKRGLAYSVYSYTSGFADCGLFGVYAGCRPSQVHDVLKICRDELDRVASDGLGDEEIARAVGQLAGSTVLGLEDTGALMNRIGKSELCWGEQMSVDDMLARIAAVTPDEVRAVAADVLGHRPSLSVIGPLKDKQADRLHEAVS; encoded by the coding sequence GTGACGTCCCGTAGTTCCGTGACGACGGCCCGCCCCTCCTCCGAGGGGCGGGCCGTCGCCCGTACCCAAACGCTCCTCAAGGGCACCAACGGCATCGGCACCGTCCGCCGCACCGTCCTCCCCGGCGGCCTCCGGGTCGTCACCGAGACCCTGCCCTCCGTCCGCTCCGCCACCTTCGGGATCTGGGCCAACGTCGGCTCACGCGACGAGACGCCCACCCTCAACGGCGCGACGCACTACCTCGAACACCTCCTCTTCAAGGGCACCGCCGAGCGCAGCGCCCTCGACATCTCGTCCGCGATCGACGCGGTCGGCGGCGAGATGAACGCCTTCACGGCGAAGGAGTACACCTGCTACTACGCGCGGGTCCTGGACACCGACCTGCCGCTGGCCATCGACGTCGTCTGCGACATGCTGACCGGTTCGCTGATCGCCTCCGAGGACGTCGACGCCGAGCGCGGCGTCATCCTCGAGGAGATCGCGATGACGGAGGACGATCCCGGTGACTGCGTGCACGACCTGTTCGCGCACACCATGCTCGGCGACACCCCGCTGGGCCGCCCGGTGCTCGGGACCGTCGACACGATCAACGCGCTGAACCGCGGCCAGATCGCCCGCTTCTACAAGAAGCACTACGACCCCACGCACCTGGTCGTCGCCGCCGCCGGCAACGTCGACCACGCGACGGTCGTACGCCAGGTCCGCAAGGCGTTCGAGCGCGCCGGCGCGCTGACCCGCACCGACGCCGTGCCCACGGCGCCGCGCGAAGGCTCCCGCACCCTGCGGACCGCCGGCAAGGTCGAACTGCTGAACCGCAAGACCGAGCAGGCCCACGTCGTGCTCGGGATGCCCGGCCTCGCCAGGACGGACGAGCGCCGCTGGGCGCTGGGCGTCCTGAACACCGCGCTCGGCGGCGGCATGAGCTCCCGCCTCTTCCAGGAGGTACGGGAGAAGCGCGGTCTCGCATACAGCGTGTACTCGTACACCTCGGGCTTCGCAGACTGCGGGCTCTTCGGCGTCTACGCGGGCTGCCGGCCCAGCCAGGTGCACGACGTCCTCAAGATCTGCCGCGACGAGCTCGACCGGGTGGCGAGCGACGGCCTCGGCGACGAGGAGATCGCACGCGCCGTCGGCCAGCTGGCCGGCTCGACCGTCCTCGGCCTGGAGGACACCGGCGCGCTGATGAACCGCATCGGCAAGAGCGAACTGTGCTGGGGCGAGCAGATGTCGGTCGACGACATGCTGGCGAGGATCGCGGCGGTCACCCCCGACGAGGTCCGCGCGGTGGCGGCCGACGTCCTCGGACACCGGCCCTCGCTCTCGGTCATCGGCCCCCTGAAGGACAAGCAGGCGGACCGCCTCCACGAAGCGGTCTCCTAA
- a CDS encoding WXG100 family type VII secretion target, which translates to MAADPNTKVKYESVQEMANRIRVVSRNIIKDLEEMDAALKVVTDTWDGDAHAGYVVLQGKYKGKADHMKNRLEQTAKIIENGKDSYRSTDVKASRLFDEAY; encoded by the coding sequence ATGGCCGCAGATCCGAACACCAAGGTCAAGTACGAGAGCGTCCAGGAGATGGCGAACCGCATCCGTGTGGTCTCGCGCAACATCATCAAGGACCTCGAAGAGATGGACGCCGCCCTCAAGGTCGTCACCGACACCTGGGACGGTGACGCCCACGCCGGGTACGTCGTCCTCCAGGGCAAGTACAAGGGCAAGGCCGACCACATGAAGAACCGTCTCGAGCAGACGGCGAAGATCATCGAGAACGGCAAGGACAGCTACCGCTCCACGGACGTCAAGGCCTCGCGCCTGTTCGACGAGGCGTACTGA
- the rpsO gene encoding 30S ribosomal protein S15, translating into MPLDAATKKQIMSEFAQKEGDTGSPEVQVAMLSRRISDLTEHLKTHKHDHHSRRGLLILVGQRRRLLQYLAKKDIQRFRALVDRLGIRRGAAGGAK; encoded by the coding sequence GTGCCGCTCGACGCCGCTACGAAGAAGCAGATCATGTCCGAGTTCGCCCAGAAGGAGGGTGACACCGGATCCCCCGAGGTCCAGGTCGCCATGCTCTCCCGCCGGATCTCGGACCTGACGGAGCACCTCAAGACGCACAAGCACGACCACCACTCCCGTCGCGGTCTGCTGATCCTGGTCGGCCAGCGTCGCCGCCTCCTTCAGTACCTGGCCAAGAAGGACATCCAGCGCTTCCGTGCGCTCGTCGACCGCCTCGGCATCCGCCGCGGTGCGGCCGGCGGCGCCAAGTAA
- the eccD gene encoding type VII secretion integral membrane protein EccD codes for MSTTAATGFCRVTVVAPDSRIDVALPEDIAVADVYPEILRLTGQTQAAGTPAGYHLVRRDGTVLDGARTLSAQQVLDGELLSLRPFAQSLPPAVFDDVSDAVASAVTRDRHLWSDELLRGAGLVGGVLLLVLMGFVLWFADPVRHDMHSLPGIIAGSAGLLLTAFAGVRARVYADRATAVALGLGALPLVLIAGSGIIGPDAGQGPGRLQFLLGCVAVLLASVVLVALTPSGDAPFVAATFLATVGTLATFVAILTEATATETAAVCAPVALGLVAFLPGLSARFARLPIGYASPRTAPAGYDDSFAEPGPTPDAEGEPVDADRIAAQARRGHEMLLGLVGGCSAVVVGSAAVLGFSDNIWGQVLALTAGLAMLLRARLFRYSSQVACVLVAGIGAIALLVLGLSLNPPTDLLYDLVRYGDRGSLDIRTIWLSAAVAAGAALLTAIGLIIPRKGLSPFWGRLLDLTESALLLSLVPLCLAVLDIFMRARAMTS; via the coding sequence GTGAGTACGACCGCAGCGACGGGTTTCTGCCGCGTCACTGTCGTGGCACCCGACAGCCGGATCGACGTGGCCCTCCCGGAAGACATCGCCGTCGCCGACGTCTACCCCGAGATCCTGCGTCTCACGGGCCAGACCCAGGCGGCCGGCACACCGGCCGGCTATCACCTCGTACGCCGCGACGGCACCGTCCTGGACGGCGCCCGCACGCTCTCCGCCCAGCAGGTGCTCGACGGCGAACTCCTCAGCCTGCGGCCCTTCGCCCAGTCACTGCCGCCCGCCGTCTTCGACGACGTCTCGGACGCCGTCGCCTCGGCCGTCACCCGGGACCGCCACCTGTGGAGCGACGAACTCCTGCGCGGCGCGGGGCTGGTGGGAGGCGTGCTGCTGCTCGTCCTGATGGGCTTCGTGCTCTGGTTCGCCGATCCCGTACGGCACGACATGCACAGCCTGCCCGGCATCATCGCCGGCTCCGCCGGCCTGCTGCTGACCGCGTTCGCGGGGGTGCGCGCCCGGGTCTACGCGGACCGCGCCACGGCGGTCGCCCTCGGACTCGGCGCGCTGCCCCTCGTCCTCATCGCGGGGTCCGGCATCATCGGCCCGGACGCGGGCCAGGGCCCCGGCCGGCTGCAGTTCCTGCTCGGCTGCGTCGCCGTCCTGCTCGCCTCGGTCGTCCTGGTCGCCCTCACCCCGAGCGGCGACGCGCCCTTCGTCGCGGCCACCTTCCTCGCCACGGTGGGCACCCTCGCCACCTTCGTCGCGATCCTCACCGAGGCCACGGCCACCGAGACCGCGGCCGTCTGCGCCCCCGTGGCCCTCGGCCTGGTCGCCTTCCTGCCCGGCCTCTCCGCCCGCTTCGCCCGGCTGCCCATCGGTTACGCCTCCCCGCGCACCGCCCCCGCCGGCTACGACGACTCCTTCGCCGAGCCGGGCCCCACGCCCGACGCCGAGGGCGAACCCGTCGACGCCGACCGCATCGCCGCCCAGGCCCGCCGCGGCCACGAAATGCTCCTCGGCCTGGTCGGCGGCTGCTCCGCGGTCGTCGTGGGGTCCGCCGCCGTCCTCGGCTTCTCCGACAACATCTGGGGCCAGGTCCTGGCGCTGACCGCAGGGCTCGCGATGCTGCTGCGCGCCCGCCTCTTCCGTTACTCCTCCCAGGTCGCCTGCGTCCTGGTGGCCGGCATCGGGGCGATCGCCCTGCTCGTCCTCGGCCTCTCGCTCAACCCGCCGACCGACCTGCTGTACGACCTGGTGCGCTACGGCGACCGGGGCTCCCTGGACATCCGCACGATCTGGCTCTCGGCAGCGGTCGCGGCCGGCGCCGCCCTGCTCACCGCGATCGGCCTGATCATCCCGCGCAAGGGCCTCTCCCCCTTCTGGGGCCGTCTCCTCGACCTCACCGAGAGCGCGCTGCTGCTCTCCCTGGTCCCGCTCTGCCTGGCCGTACTCGACATCTTCATGCGGGCCCGGGCCATGACCAGCTGA
- a CDS encoding DUF397 domain-containing protein produces the protein MGTQQEKDELYALDISGVEWLSAPGTEEAEERVEIAHLPGGAVAMRSSLDPGTVLRYTEAEWRAFVLGARDGEFDLK, from the coding sequence ATGGGCACTCAGCAGGAGAAGGACGAGCTGTACGCACTCGACATCTCGGGGGTGGAGTGGCTGAGCGCTCCGGGCACCGAGGAGGCGGAGGAGCGGGTGGAGATCGCCCATCTGCCGGGCGGCGCCGTCGCGATGCGGTCCTCGCTGGACCCGGGGACCGTGCTGCGCTACACGGAGGCCGAGTGGCGGGCCTTCGTACTGGGGGCGCGCGACGGTGAGTTCGACCTGAAGTAG
- the dapB gene encoding 4-hydroxy-tetrahydrodipicolinate reductase, whose product MSKLRVAVLGAQGRIGSEAVRAVEAAGDMELVAALGRGDTLETLTDSGAQAVVELTTPASVMGNLDFCVRNGIHAVVGTTGWTDERLAQLNTWLAASPGTGVLIAPNFSIGAVLTMKFAEQAARYFESVEVIELHHPNKTDAPSGTATRTAQLVAAAREKAGCAPQPDATATGPDGARGADVAGIPVHSVRLRGLLAHQEVLLGGEGETLTIRHDSLHHSSFMPGILLGTRRVVTTPGLTFGLEHFLDLN is encoded by the coding sequence ATGAGCAAGCTGCGCGTGGCCGTTCTCGGCGCCCAGGGACGCATCGGGTCCGAAGCGGTGCGAGCCGTCGAGGCCGCCGGTGACATGGAGCTGGTGGCCGCACTCGGCCGCGGCGACACGCTGGAGACCCTGACGGACTCCGGTGCCCAGGCCGTCGTCGAGCTCACCACCCCCGCGTCGGTGATGGGCAATCTCGACTTCTGCGTCCGCAACGGCATCCACGCCGTCGTCGGCACCACGGGCTGGACCGACGAACGGCTCGCGCAGCTGAACACCTGGCTCGCCGCCTCCCCGGGGACCGGTGTGCTCATCGCGCCGAACTTCTCCATCGGCGCGGTGCTCACGATGAAGTTCGCGGAGCAGGCCGCCCGCTACTTCGAGTCCGTCGAGGTGATCGAGCTCCACCACCCGAACAAGACGGACGCACCCTCCGGCACCGCCACCCGCACCGCCCAGCTGGTCGCCGCGGCCCGCGAGAAGGCAGGCTGCGCCCCGCAGCCGGACGCCACCGCGACCGGGCCGGACGGCGCCCGTGGCGCGGACGTCGCGGGCATCCCGGTCCACTCGGTCCGGCTCCGCGGCCTCCTCGCCCACCAGGAGGTCCTGCTGGGCGGCGAGGGGGAGACCCTCACGATCCGCCACGACTCCCTGCACCACAGCAGCTTCATGCCGGGCATCCTGCTCGGCACGCGCCGCGTGGTGACCACTCCCGGCCTCACCTTCGGCCTGGAACACTTCCTCGACCTGAACTGA
- a CDS encoding polyribonucleotide nucleotidyltransferase, with amino-acid sequence MENETHYAEAVIDNGTFGTRTIRFETGRLAKQAAGSAVAYLDDDTMVLSATTASKRPKDQLDFFPLTVDVEERQYAAGKIPGSFFRREGRPSEDAILTCRLIDRPLRPSFKKGLRNEIQIVETIMALNPDHLYDVVAINAASASTILAGLPFSGPIGATRVALIKGQWVAFPTHTELEDAVFDMVVAGRVLEDGDVAIMMVEAEATEKTIQLVQDGAEAPTEEVVAAGLEAAKPFIKALCKAQSDLAAKAAKPTGEFPVFLDYQDDVLEALTSAVSTELAKALTIAGKQEREAELDRIKEIAGEKLLPAFEGREKEISGAYRALTKKLVRERVIKDKVRIDGRGVTDIRTLAAEVEAIPRVHGSALFERGETQILGVTTLNMLRMEQQLDTLSPVTRKRYMHNYNFPPYSVGETGRVGSPKRREIGHGALAERAIVPVLPSREDFPYAIRQVSEALGSNGSTSMGSVCASTMSLLNAGVPLKAAVAGIAMGLISEEIDGKTHYVALTDILGAEDAFGDMDFKVAGTKQFVTALQLDTKLDGIPASVLAAALKQARDARLHILDVMNEAIDVPDEMSPNAPRIITVKIPVDKIGEVIGPKGKMINQIQEDTGADITIEDDGTIYIGAQQGSQAEAARATINAIANPTMPEVGERYLGTVVKTTTFGAFVSLMPGKDGLLHISQIRKLAGGKRVENVEDVLAVGAKVQVEIAEIDSRGKLSLIPVIEGEEADEKKDDASQ; translated from the coding sequence GTGGAGAACGAGACCCACTACGCCGAAGCCGTGATCGACAACGGCACCTTCGGCACCCGCACCATCCGCTTCGAGACGGGCCGCCTGGCCAAGCAGGCCGCCGGCTCCGCCGTCGCGTACCTGGACGACGACACCATGGTGCTGTCGGCCACCACCGCCTCCAAGCGGCCCAAGGACCAGCTCGACTTCTTCCCCCTCACGGTGGACGTCGAGGAGCGGCAGTACGCGGCCGGCAAGATCCCCGGCTCCTTCTTCCGCCGTGAGGGCCGGCCCTCCGAGGACGCGATCCTCACCTGCCGCCTGATCGACCGCCCGCTGCGCCCCTCCTTCAAGAAGGGCCTGCGCAACGAGATCCAGATCGTCGAGACGATCATGGCGCTCAACCCCGACCACCTGTACGACGTGGTCGCGATCAACGCCGCCTCCGCCTCCACGATCCTGGCGGGCCTGCCCTTCTCCGGCCCGATCGGCGCCACCCGCGTCGCCCTGATCAAGGGCCAGTGGGTCGCCTTCCCGACGCACACCGAGCTCGAGGACGCCGTCTTCGACATGGTCGTCGCCGGTCGCGTCCTCGAGGACGGCGACGTCGCGATCATGATGGTCGAGGCCGAGGCCACCGAGAAGACCATCCAGCTCGTCCAGGACGGTGCCGAGGCCCCGACCGAAGAGGTCGTCGCCGCCGGTCTCGAGGCCGCGAAGCCCTTCATCAAGGCGCTCTGCAAGGCCCAGTCCGACCTCGCCGCCAAGGCCGCCAAGCCCACCGGCGAGTTCCCGGTCTTCCTCGACTACCAGGACGACGTCCTGGAGGCGCTCACCTCCGCCGTCAGCACCGAGCTCGCCAAGGCGCTCACCATCGCCGGCAAGCAGGAGCGCGAGGCGGAGCTGGACCGCATCAAGGAGATCGCGGGCGAGAAGCTCCTCCCGGCCTTCGAGGGCCGCGAGAAGGAGATCTCCGGTGCCTACCGCGCGCTGACCAAGAAGCTGGTCCGCGAGCGCGTCATCAAGGACAAGGTCCGCATCGACGGCCGCGGCGTCACGGACATCCGTACGCTCGCCGCCGAGGTCGAGGCCATCCCGCGCGTGCACGGCTCGGCGCTGTTCGAGCGTGGCGAGACCCAGATCCTGGGCGTCACCACCCTCAACATGCTCCGTATGGAGCAGCAGCTGGACACCCTTTCCCCGGTGACCCGCAAGCGCTACATGCACAACTACAACTTCCCGCCGTACTCCGTCGGCGAGACCGGCCGCGTGGGCTCGCCCAAGCGCCGCGAGATCGGCCACGGCGCGCTCGCCGAGCGCGCCATCGTGCCGGTGCTGCCGTCGCGCGAGGACTTCCCCTACGCGATCCGCCAGGTCTCCGAGGCGCTGGGCTCCAACGGCTCGACGTCCATGGGCTCGGTCTGCGCCTCCACCATGTCGCTGCTGAACGCCGGTGTGCCCCTCAAGGCCGCCGTCGCCGGTATCGCCATGGGCCTGATCTCCGAGGAGATCGACGGCAAGACCCACTACGTCGCCCTCACCGACATCCTCGGTGCGGAGGACGCCTTCGGCGACATGGACTTCAAGGTCGCCGGTACGAAGCAGTTCGTGACCGCGCTCCAGCTCGACACCAAGCTCGACGGCATCCCCGCCTCGGTCCTGGCCGCCGCGCTGAAGCAGGCCCGTGACGCGCGTCTGCACATCCTGGACGTCATGAACGAGGCCATCGACGTCCCGGACGAGATGTCCCCGAACGCCCCGCGGATCATCACCGTCAAGATCCCGGTGGACAAGATCGGTGAGGTCATCGGCCCCAAGGGCAAGATGATCAACCAGATCCAGGAGGACACCGGCGCCGACATCACGATCGAGGACGACGGCACCATCTACATCGGTGCCCAGCAGGGCTCGCAGGCCGAGGCCGCCCGCGCCACGATCAACGCGATCGCCAACCCGACCATGCCGGAGGTCGGCGAGCGCTACCTGGGTACGGTCGTCAAGACCACCACCTTCGGTGCGTTCGTCTCCCTCATGCCCGGCAAGGACGGCCTGCTGCACATCTCGCAGATCCGCAAGCTCGCCGGTGGCAAGCGTGTGGAGAACGTCGAGGACGTGCTCGCCGTCGGTGCCAAGGTCCAGGTCGAGATCGCCGAGATCGACTCCCGCGGCAAGCTCTCCCTGATCCCCGTGATCGAGGGCGAAGAGGCCGACGAGAAGAAGGACGACGCCTCCCAGTGA
- the thyX gene encoding FAD-dependent thymidylate synthase: MTDTPEPTKAHFRSDVTVDLVKSAATDSDVLFAARVSTAGEQSLEEVTKDPERSKGLINYLMRDRHGSPFEHNSMTFFISAPIFVFREFMRHRVGWSYNEESGRYRELEPVFYVPGESRKLIQQGRPGKYEFVEGTPEQHALTSRAMEASYRQAYDAYQEMLAAGVAREVARAVLPVGLFSTMYATCNARSLMHFLGLRTQHELAKVPSFPQREIEMVGEQMEQHWQKLMPLTHAAFNKNGRVAP, from the coding sequence GTGACCGACACCCCCGAGCCCACGAAGGCCCACTTCCGCAGCGATGTCACCGTTGACCTGGTGAAATCGGCTGCCACCGACTCCGACGTACTGTTCGCGGCCCGTGTGTCGACGGCCGGCGAGCAGTCCCTGGAGGAGGTCACGAAGGACCCCGAGCGCTCGAAGGGGCTCATCAACTATTTGATGCGCGACCGGCACGGAAGCCCGTTCGAGCACAACTCGATGACCTTCTTCATCAGCGCCCCGATCTTCGTGTTCCGCGAGTTCATGCGGCACCGCGTGGGCTGGTCGTACAACGAGGAATCGGGTCGTTACAGGGAGCTCGAACCGGTCTTCTACGTCCCGGGGGAGTCGCGCAAGCTCATCCAGCAGGGCCGCCCCGGCAAGTACGAGTTCGTCGAGGGAACCCCTGAGCAGCACGCGCTCACCAGCCGTGCGATGGAGGCGTCCTACCGCCAGGCGTACGACGCCTACCAGGAGATGCTGGCCGCCGGAGTCGCCCGTGAGGTCGCCCGTGCGGTCCTGCCCGTCGGTCTGTTCTCGACGATGTACGCCACGTGCAACGCCCGCTCGCTGATGCACTTCCTCGGCCTGCGTACCCAGCACGAGCTGGCGAAGGTCCCGTCCTTCCCGCAGCGCGAGATCGAAATGGTCGGCGAACAGATGGAGCAGCACTGGCAGAAGCTGATGCCGCTCACTCATGCCGCCTTCAACAAAAACGGACGGGTAGCCCCGTAG
- a CDS encoding ribonuclease J: MSHPHPELGTPPKLPKGGLRVTPLGGLGEIGRNMTVFEYGGRLLIVDCGVLFPEEEQPGIDLILPDFTTIRDRLDDVEGIVLTHGHEDHIGGVPYLLRLKPDIPLIGSKLTLALIEAKLQEHRIRPYTLEVTEGQRERIGVFDCEFIAVNHSIPDALAVAIRTPAGLAVATGDFKMDQLPLDGRLTDLHAFARLSEEGIDLLLSDSTNAEVPGFVPPERDISNVLRTVFANAQKRIIVASFASHVHRIQQILDAAHEYGRRVAFVGRSMVRNMGIARDLGYLKVPAGLVVDVKTLDDLPDDEVVLVCTGSQGEPMAALSRMANRDHQIRIVPGDTVILASSLIPGNENAVYRVINGLTRWGANVVHKGNAKVHVSGHASAGELLYFYNICKPKNLMPVHGEWRHLRANAELGALTGVPKDHIVIAEDGVVVDLVDGKAKIVGKVQAGYVYVDGLSVGDVTETSLKDRRILGDEGIISVFIVVDSSSGKIVGGPHIQARGSGIDDGAFTAVVPKVEEALNKSAQDGVMEPHQLQQLIRRTVGKWVSDTYRRRPMILPVVVEV, encoded by the coding sequence TTGAGTCATCCACATCCTGAACTCGGTACCCCGCCGAAGCTCCCGAAGGGCGGCCTGCGGGTCACCCCGCTCGGTGGCCTGGGCGAGATCGGCCGCAACATGACGGTCTTCGAGTACGGCGGCCGCCTGCTCATCGTCGACTGCGGTGTGCTCTTCCCCGAGGAGGAGCAGCCCGGGATCGACCTGATCCTTCCGGACTTCACCACGATCCGGGACCGCCTGGACGACGTCGAGGGCATCGTCCTCACGCACGGCCACGAGGACCACATCGGCGGTGTCCCCTACCTGCTCCGCCTGAAGCCGGACATCCCGCTCATCGGCTCCAAGCTGACTCTCGCGCTCATCGAGGCCAAGCTCCAGGAGCACCGCATCCGTCCCTACACCCTCGAGGTGACCGAGGGGCAGCGCGAGCGCATCGGCGTCTTCGACTGCGAGTTCATCGCGGTGAACCACTCCATCCCGGACGCTCTCGCAGTCGCCATCCGCACCCCCGCGGGTCTGGCCGTCGCGACCGGCGACTTCAAGATGGACCAGCTCCCGCTGGACGGCCGCCTCACCGACCTGCACGCCTTCGCCCGGTTGAGCGAGGAGGGCATCGACCTGCTGCTCTCCGACTCGACGAACGCCGAAGTACCCGGCTTCGTCCCGCCGGAGAGGGACATCTCCAACGTCCTGCGCACGGTCTTCGCCAACGCCCAGAAGCGCATCATCGTGGCCAGCTTCGCCAGCCACGTCCACCGCATCCAGCAGATCCTGGACGCCGCCCACGAGTACGGCCGCAGGGTCGCCTTCGTGGGGCGCTCCATGGTCCGCAACATGGGCATCGCGCGGGACCTGGGTTATCTGAAGGTGCCGGCCGGCCTGGTCGTCGACGTGAAGACGCTCGACGATCTGCCCGACGACGAGGTCGTGCTGGTCTGCACGGGTTCCCAGGGCGAGCCGATGGCAGCCCTCTCCCGCATGGCCAACCGTGACCACCAGATCCGGATCGTTCCGGGTGACACGGTGATCCTCGCGTCGTCCCTGATCCCGGGGAACGAGAACGCGGTCTACCGCGTGATCAACGGCCTCACCCGGTGGGGCGCGAACGTCGTCCACAAGGGCAACGCCAAGGTCCACGTCTCGGGACACGCGTCAGCCGGCGAGCTGCTGTACTTCTACAACATCTGCAAGCCGAAGAACCTGATGCCGGTGCACGGCGAATGGCGCCACCTCAGGGCGAACGCCGAGCTCGGTGCCCTGACCGGCGTGCCGAAGGACCACATCGTCATCGCCGAGGACGGTGTCGTCGTCGACCTCGTGGACGGCAAGGCCAAGATCGTCGGCAAGGTGCAGGCGGGTTACGTGTACGTCGACGGTCTCTCTGTCGGCGACGTCACGGAGACCTCCCTCAAGGACCGCCGCATCCTCGGCGACGAGGGCATCATCTCGGTCTTCATCGTGGTCGACAGCTCCTCGGGCAAGATCGTGGGCGGCCCGCACATCCAGGCCCGCGGTTCGGGCATCGACGACGGCGCGTTCACGGCCGTCGTGCCCAAGGTCGAGGAGGCGCTCAACAAGTCGGCGCAGGACGGCGTGATGGAGCCGCACCAGCTCCAGCAGCTGATCAGGCGCACGGTGGGCAAGTGGGTCTCGGACACCTACCGCCGGCGCCCGATGATCCTTCCGGTCGTCGTCGAGGTCTGA